The following are encoded in a window of Mycobacterium sp. ELW1 genomic DNA:
- a CDS encoding MCE family protein — protein sequence MRSYARPLAGLAMVVAVVGIVIVAAGMFRGSFADTVPLTVLSQRAGLVMNPDAKVKLVGVPVGTVVSIDGRPDGQAAILLAMDPAQLRQIPDNVMVDIASSTLFGAKSIDLVAPPNPSMHKLQPGQVLTADHVTVEFNTIFQQLSSVLSAIQPEKLNETLGAISSAFNGRGPQLGRTLSDFDALLAKLERSLPNLAHDTDTAPEVLNAYADASHDLVTTLDDATHISQTITEEQNSLDAFLVSTIGLADVGNDVLGSNRAGISDVFRVLVPTTDLTNQYHQGLNCGIGALAVIASGPPLEKPGITDSIGFLLGRERYRYPMNLPKVAATGGPQCTSLPRVPFDTGPPFVVTDVGTNQAQYGNQGILLNSDGLKQLLFGPLPGPARNTAQIGEPG from the coding sequence ATGAGGTCGTATGCGCGCCCGTTGGCTGGTCTGGCGATGGTTGTGGCCGTCGTGGGCATTGTGATCGTGGCAGCGGGGATGTTCCGAGGCAGTTTCGCCGACACGGTGCCACTGACGGTGCTGTCGCAGCGGGCCGGTCTGGTGATGAATCCCGACGCGAAGGTCAAGCTGGTCGGAGTCCCAGTGGGCACTGTCGTGTCGATCGACGGCCGCCCCGACGGTCAGGCCGCCATCCTGCTGGCCATGGATCCGGCGCAGCTGAGGCAGATTCCCGACAACGTTATGGTCGACATCGCGTCCTCCACGCTCTTCGGCGCGAAATCGATTGACCTTGTTGCGCCGCCGAACCCATCGATGCACAAACTCCAGCCCGGGCAGGTACTGACCGCAGACCATGTGACGGTCGAGTTCAACACCATTTTCCAGCAGCTCTCCTCGGTGCTGTCGGCGATACAGCCGGAGAAGCTCAACGAGACACTGGGCGCGATCTCCTCGGCGTTCAACGGCCGCGGTCCGCAACTCGGGCGCACCCTGAGCGACTTCGACGCACTGCTGGCCAAACTCGAACGCAGCCTGCCCAACCTCGCCCACGACACCGACACGGCACCGGAGGTGCTCAACGCCTACGCCGATGCCAGCCACGATCTCGTCACCACGCTCGATGACGCGACACACATCAGCCAGACGATCACCGAGGAACAGAACAGTCTGGATGCGTTCCTGGTCAGCACAATTGGGCTTGCCGACGTCGGCAACGACGTCCTCGGATCGAACCGCGCGGGCATCAGCGACGTGTTCCGAGTGTTGGTGCCCACCACTGATTTGACCAACCAGTATCACCAAGGCCTGAACTGCGGGATCGGCGCGCTGGCCGTGATCGCCTCGGGTCCACCGTTGGAGAAGCCGGGCATCACCGACTCCATCGGATTCCTGCTGGGCCGCGAACGGTACCGCTATCCGATGAATCTGCCAAAGGTCGCCGCAACCGGCGGCCCGCAGTGCACCTCGCTACCGAGAGTGCCATTCGACACCGGGCCACCGTTCGTCGTCACCGATGTGGGAACCAACCAGGCCCAGTACGGCAATCAGGGCATCTTGCTCAACTCCGATGGGCTCAAGCAATTGCTCTTCGGGCCCCTGCCCGGACCGGCCCGCAACACCGCCCAGATCGGAGAACCAGGGTGA